A genome region from Blautia coccoides includes the following:
- a CDS encoding sigma-70 family RNA polymerase sigma factor, with the protein MSDAYTRSKVENTFAAYLVRSLELFRKKYLYKKERRVINESYLEELAGNEPSILFEEQVDSFCRENMQDAGWNAVWDSLEDDRLIRSIRRLSEEEREVIYLRVFEERPFKEISDCTGKPLGRVNDIYYYAIRKIKGWMGGR; encoded by the coding sequence ATGAGCGATGCATATACAAGAAGCAAAGTCGAAAATACTTTCGCAGCCTATTTGGTCCGTTCCCTGGAACTGTTTCGGAAAAAATATTTGTATAAAAAGGAAAGGCGGGTGATTAACGAAAGCTACTTAGAGGAATTAGCGGGTAACGAACCAAGTATCCTTTTTGAAGAACAGGTGGATAGCTTTTGCAGGGAAAACATGCAAGATGCTGGCTGGAATGCTGTTTGGGATAGTTTAGAGGATGATAGGTTAATCCGTTCTATCCGGAGACTCAGTGAAGAAGAACGCGAAGTTATTTATCTAAGAGTATTTGAGGAGCGGCCATTTAAAGAAATAAGTGATTGCACCGGTAAACCACTTGGACGGGTGAATGATATTTACTACTATGCAATCCGCAAAATCAAGGGGTGGATGGGAGGCAGGTAA
- a CDS encoding helix-turn-helix domain-containing protein, with protein sequence MDFATLLEQAQNGDREAELVIIQMYKPLIIKEALVYGVFDEDLYQELIERTILCIRRYQEPK encoded by the coding sequence ATGGATTTTGCTACGCTATTAGAGCAGGCGCAAAATGGAGATCGAGAAGCGGAGCTTGTCATTATTCAGATGTATAAGCCTCTGATTATCAAAGAGGCACTGGTTTATGGAGTTTTCGATGAAGATCTCTACCAGGAACTGATTGAACGGACGATTCTATGCATCCGGCGTTACCAGGAACCAAAATAA
- a CDS encoding recombinase family protein, translating to MSYYGYHRTSSKEQHLDRGIIEIRQYCEEHQLPLTNIFTDKQTGKNFNRPRYTVLVEDVLRPEDVLIVTELDRLGRNKNDILKQLQRLRDMEVRVMVLELPTTLMDISKMENTLAKLMLETINNMMLELYASMAQAEMEKKEKRQREGIEAKKLRGEWDDYGRPAAIDTDTFNQQFERVIRKEIGPTALRRELNLSHTTFYRYRDEYYKTHPNVAEEGRQENFK from the coding sequence ATGAGTTACTACGGATATCACAGGACCAGCTCCAAAGAGCAACATTTAGACAGGGGGATTATTGAGATCCGGCAATACTGTGAGGAGCATCAGTTGCCGCTCACTAATATTTTTACAGATAAGCAGACGGGAAAGAATTTCAACCGACCCCGTTATACTGTTTTGGTAGAAGATGTACTCCGCCCAGAGGATGTTTTGATTGTTACAGAGCTGGATCGGCTCGGCAGGAATAAGAACGACATCCTAAAACAGCTGCAGCGTTTGAGAGATATGGAAGTGCGGGTGATGGTCCTGGAACTGCCAACAACACTGATGGATATTTCCAAAATGGAAAATACCTTGGCGAAACTGATGCTGGAGACAATCAATAATATGATGCTGGAACTTTATGCTTCTATGGCACAGGCGGAAATGGAGAAAAAAGAGAAGCGTCAGCGGGAAGGCATTGAGGCGAAAAAACTGCGTGGGGAATGGGACGATTATGGCAGACCCGCAGCCATTGATACTGATACATTCAATCAGCAATTTGAGCGGGTTATCAGAAAAGAGATTGGTCCTACAGCACTGCGGCGGGAGCTGAATCTTTCGCACACCACGTTTTATCGGTATCGGGATGAATACTATAAAACACATCCCAACGTTGCTGAAGAAGGAAGGCAGGAGAATTTTAAATAA
- a CDS encoding DUF5348 domain-containing protein translates to MRDAREGVLVYNTEIQRFDIRFGLEEYYGGLHCGECFEIQAKGIWIPVRIELSYPDEWYLVGLPHIDLNGLQVRI, encoded by the coding sequence ATGAGAGATGCAAGGGAAGGGGTATTGGTTTACAATACTGAAATCCAAAGGTTCGATATCCGTTTTGGTTTGGAAGAATACTATGGTGGTCTGCATTGTGGCGAGTGTTTTGAGATTCAGGCAAAGGGGATATGGATTCCTGTACGCATAGAGCTAAGTTATCCGGATGAGTGGTATCTGGTGGGATTACCTCATATAGATTTGAACGGGCTGCAGGTTAGGATTTAG
- a CDS encoding KilA-N domain-containing protein, whose product MTKNRIITVQNVPIAVSAEELDDYICITNIAGAKSDQSRAADIIRNWLRNRTTLEYLSVWEQLYNPNFKVFESEHFKKQAGLLTFTPSISEWVEQTGAIGLYVKRGKYGGTYAHKDIAFEFASAISPTFKLYLIKEFQRLKEEENDKKQIEWDAKRFLSKNNYLIQTDAVKNYLIPQNTYKENLEWLVYAEEADILNVALFGFTAKAWREANPELAGKNNVRDYATVNELTVLSNLETHNAHMIREGKDKKERFKVLKEIAEYQLGILNAAEHIKTNDESKHIT is encoded by the coding sequence ATGACAAAGAACAGAATAATTACAGTCCAAAATGTACCTATCGCTGTTTCTGCTGAAGAGTTGGATGATTATATCTGCATTACTAATATAGCGGGAGCTAAATCAGACCAGTCAAGAGCAGCAGATATTATTAGAAACTGGCTAAGGAACCGAACAACCTTAGAATACTTGTCAGTATGGGAGCAATTATATAATCCAAATTTTAAAGTGTTCGAATCTGAACACTTTAAAAAGCAAGCAGGATTACTTACATTCACGCCCAGCATATCAGAATGGGTAGAACAGACCGGGGCAATTGGATTATATGTAAAACGTGGCAAATATGGTGGAACATATGCCCATAAAGATATTGCATTTGAGTTTGCCAGCGCAATAAGCCCCACATTTAAATTATATCTAATTAAAGAGTTTCAAAGATTAAAAGAGGAAGAAAATGATAAAAAGCAGATTGAGTGGGATGCAAAAAGATTTTTATCTAAGAATAATTATCTGATCCAGACTGACGCTGTAAAAAATTACTTAATTCCACAAAATACTTACAAAGAAAACTTGGAATGGCTGGTTTATGCGGAGGAGGCGGATATTTTGAATGTGGCTCTCTTCGGGTTTACAGCAAAGGCATGGAGAGAAGCAAATCCTGAGCTGGCAGGTAAAAATAATGTCCGGGATTACGCCACCGTTAATGAATTAACTGTTTTATCAAATTTAGAAACACATAATGCACATATGATACGGGAAGGAAAGGATAAAAAGGAACGATTTAAAGTATTAAAAGAAATAGCTGAATATCAACTTGGAATTTTAAATGCAGCAGAACATATCAAAACAAATGATGAAAGTAAACATATTACCTGA